One window of the Mycobacterium haemophilum DSM 44634 genome contains the following:
- the dnaE gene encoding DNA polymerase III subunit alpha produces MNQSSFVHLHNHTEYSMLDGAAKITPMLAEVERLQMPAVGMTDHGNMFGASEFYNTASKAGIKPIIGVEAYIAPGSRFDTRRITWGDPSQKADDVSAGGAYTHLTMVAENAAGLRNLFKLSSLASFEGQLSKWSRMDAELIAEHAEGIIITTGCPSGEVQTRLRLGHDREALEAAAKWREIVGPDNYFLELMDHGLSIEQRVREGLLDIGRKLNIPPLATNDCHYVTRDAAHNHEALLCVQTGKTLSDPNRFKFDGDGYYLKSAAEMRQLWDDQVPGACDSTLLIAERVQSYAEVWEPRNRMPVFPVPEGHDQASWLRHEVDAGLGRRFPGGPPYGYVERAAYEIDVICDKGFPAYFLIVADLINYARSVGIRVGPGRGSAAGSLAAYALGITDIDPIPHGLLFERFLNPERTSMPDIDIDFDDRRRGEMVRYAADKWGHDRVAQVITFGTIKTKAALKDSARIHYGQPGFAMADRITKALPPPIMAKDIPLSGITDPAHERFKEAAEVRSLIETDPDVRTIYQTARGLEGLIRNAGVHACAVIMSSEPLTEAIPLWKRPQDGAIITGWDYPSCEAIGLLKMDFLGLRNLTIIGDAIENIKANRGIDLDLESVPLDDQATYELLGRGDTLGVFQLDGGPMRDLLRRMQPTGFEDIVAVLALYRPGPMGMNAHNDYADRKNNRQAIKPIHPELEEPLREILAETYGLIVYQEQIMRIAQKVASYSLARADILRKAMGKKKREVLEKEFEGFSEGMQANGFSAGSIKALWDTILPFADYAFNKSHAAGYGLVSYWTAYLKANFAGEYMAGLLTSVGDDKDKAAVYLADCRKLGITVLPPDVNESGLNFASVGVDIRYGLGAVRNVGANVVGSLIKTRSDKGKFVDFSDYLNKIDISACNKKVTESLIKAGAFDSLGHSRKGLFLVHTDAVDSVLGTKKAEAIGQFDLFGGTDAGTDAVFTIKVPDDEWEDKHKLALEREMLGLYVSGHPLNGVAHLLAAQVDTAIPTILDGDVSNDTQVRVGGILAAVNRRVNKNGMPWASAQLEDLTGGIEVMFFPHTYSSYGADIIDDAVVLVNAKVAVRDDRIALIANELVVPDFSNAQADRPLAVSLPTRQCTFDKVSALKQVLARHPGTSQVHLRLISGDRITTLELDQSLRVTPSPALMGDLKALLGPGCLGG; encoded by the coding sequence ATGAATCAGTCCTCCTTCGTGCACCTGCATAACCACACCGAGTACTCGATGCTGGACGGTGCCGCGAAGATCACGCCCATGCTCGCCGAGGTGGAGCGGCTGCAGATGCCCGCGGTCGGCATGACCGATCACGGAAACATGTTCGGTGCCAGCGAGTTTTACAATACGGCCAGCAAAGCCGGGATCAAGCCGATCATCGGTGTGGAGGCTTACATCGCGCCTGGATCGCGCTTCGACACCCGGCGCATCACCTGGGGTGATCCCAGCCAGAAGGCCGACGATGTCTCGGCGGGCGGCGCCTACACGCACTTGACGATGGTGGCCGAGAATGCGGCCGGCCTGCGCAACCTGTTCAAGTTGTCCTCGCTGGCCTCCTTCGAGGGGCAGCTGAGCAAGTGGTCGCGAATGGATGCCGAGCTCATCGCCGAACATGCCGAGGGCATCATCATCACCACCGGCTGCCCCTCCGGTGAGGTGCAGACCCGGCTTCGCCTCGGCCACGACCGGGAGGCGCTGGAGGCGGCCGCCAAATGGCGCGAGATCGTTGGCCCCGATAATTACTTCCTCGAGCTGATGGACCACGGCCTGTCTATCGAACAACGCGTCCGCGAAGGACTGCTCGATATCGGCCGCAAGCTCAACATTCCGCCGCTGGCCACCAACGACTGCCACTACGTCACCCGCGACGCCGCGCACAACCACGAGGCGTTGTTGTGTGTGCAGACCGGCAAGACCTTGTCGGATCCGAACCGGTTCAAGTTCGACGGCGACGGCTACTACCTCAAGTCGGCCGCCGAGATGCGCCAGCTGTGGGACGACCAAGTTCCCGGGGCGTGCGACTCCACGCTGCTGATCGCCGAGCGGGTGCAGTCCTACGCCGAGGTGTGGGAACCACGCAACCGGATGCCCGTCTTTCCCGTCCCCGAGGGGCACGACCAGGCGTCCTGGCTGCGTCACGAGGTGGACGCCGGCCTGGGTCGCCGATTCCCCGGCGGCCCACCCTACGGATACGTCGAGCGGGCGGCCTACGAGATCGACGTCATTTGCGACAAGGGTTTCCCGGCCTACTTCCTGATCGTCGCCGACCTGATTAATTACGCCCGGTCTGTCGGGATCCGCGTGGGCCCGGGCCGCGGCTCGGCCGCCGGGTCACTTGCCGCCTACGCCCTGGGCATCACCGACATCGACCCGATACCGCACGGTCTGCTGTTCGAGCGGTTCCTCAACCCCGAACGCACCTCGATGCCTGACATCGATATCGACTTCGACGACCGTCGGCGCGGCGAGATGGTGCGCTACGCCGCCGACAAGTGGGGGCATGACCGGGTCGCCCAGGTTATCACCTTCGGCACCATTAAAACCAAAGCGGCGCTGAAGGATTCGGCGCGGATCCACTACGGGCAGCCCGGGTTTGCGATGGCCGACCGGATCACCAAGGCGTTACCGCCGCCGATCATGGCCAAAGACATCCCGTTGTCGGGGATCACCGACCCAGCCCACGAACGGTTCAAGGAGGCGGCCGAGGTCCGCAGCCTGATCGAAACCGATCCGGACGTACGCACCATCTACCAGACCGCGCGTGGGTTGGAAGGTCTGATCCGCAACGCTGGCGTGCACGCGTGCGCGGTCATCATGAGCAGCGAGCCGCTGACCGAGGCCATCCCGCTGTGGAAGCGACCACAGGATGGGGCCATTATCACCGGCTGGGATTATCCGTCGTGTGAGGCCATCGGCCTGTTGAAGATGGATTTCCTGGGTTTGCGCAACCTGACGATCATTGGCGACGCGATCGAAAACATCAAGGCCAACAGGGGAATTGACCTCGACCTGGAATCCGTGCCACTAGACGATCAGGCCACCTACGAGCTGCTGGGCCGCGGTGACACCCTGGGCGTGTTCCAGCTCGACGGTGGGCCCATGCGCGACTTGCTGCGCCGCATGCAACCGACCGGATTCGAGGACATCGTCGCGGTACTGGCGTTGTATCGGCCCGGCCCGATGGGCATGAACGCCCACAACGACTACGCCGACCGCAAGAACAATCGGCAAGCGATCAAGCCTATTCACCCCGAACTCGAGGAACCGCTGCGCGAGATCCTCGCTGAGACCTACGGCCTCATTGTCTACCAAGAGCAGATCATGCGCATCGCGCAGAAGGTGGCCAGCTACTCGCTGGCCCGAGCAGACATTCTGCGTAAGGCGATGGGAAAAAAGAAGCGCGAGGTGCTGGAGAAGGAGTTCGAGGGCTTCTCGGAAGGCATGCAGGCCAACGGGTTTTCGGCCGGCTCCATCAAGGCGCTGTGGGACACCATCCTGCCGTTCGCCGACTACGCATTCAACAAGTCACACGCCGCCGGCTACGGCCTGGTCTCCTATTGGACCGCCTACCTCAAGGCCAACTTTGCCGGTGAATACATGGCGGGCCTGTTGACCTCGGTCGGCGACGACAAAGACAAGGCGGCTGTCTATCTGGCCGACTGCCGCAAGCTTGGCATCACGGTGCTGCCGCCGGACGTCAACGAGTCCGGCCTGAACTTCGCGTCGGTGGGCGTTGACATCCGCTACGGGTTGGGTGCGGTGCGCAATGTCGGTGCCAACGTGGTGGGTTCGTTGATTAAGACCCGCAGTGACAAGGGCAAGTTCGTCGACTTCTCGGACTATCTGAACAAGATCGACATTTCGGCCTGCAACAAGAAGGTCACTGAATCGCTGATCAAGGCGGGCGCCTTCGATTCGTTGGGGCATTCGCGCAAAGGTCTGTTCCTGGTCCACACCGACGCCGTGGATTCGGTGCTGGGCACCAAGAAAGCGGAAGCGATCGGGCAGTTCGATTTGTTCGGTGGGACCGATGCCGGCACTGACGCGGTTTTTACCATCAAGGTGCCCGACGACGAGTGGGAGGACAAACACAAGTTAGCCCTGGAACGGGAGATGCTGGGTTTGTACGTGTCCGGGCATCCGCTCAACGGGGTGGCGCACCTGTTGGCTGCCCAGGTGGACACCGCCATTCCGACGATCCTCGACGGTGATGTCTCCAATGACACTCAGGTGCGGGTGGGTGGCATTCTGGCCGCGGTGAACCGGCGTGTCAACAAAAACGGAATGCCTTGGGCGTCAGCGCAATTAGAAGATCTAACCGGCGGTATCGAGGTGATGTTTTTCCCGCACACCTACTCCAGCTACGGCGCCGACATTATCGATGATGCCGTTGTGCTGGTTAACGCCAAGGTAGCGGTCCGTGATGACCGGATTGCACTGATCGCCAATGAACTTGTTGTGCCTGACTTTTCCAACGCGCAAGCGGACCGGCCGTTGGCGGTTAGCTTGCCGACGCGGCAGTGCACCTTCGACAAGGTAAGTGCCCTCAAGCAGGTGCTTGCGCGCCACCCCGGAACATCGCAGGTGCATCTGCGGCTTATCAGCGGAGACCGTATCACCACGCTCGAGCTGGACCAGTCGCTACGGGTGACACCGTCGCCGGCGCTAATGGGAGACCTCAAGGCGCTACTCGGTCCCGGGTGCTTGGGCGGTTAG
- a CDS encoding nitroreductase family deazaflavin-dependent oxidoreductase gives MALSGEYAPSPVDWAREQAEKYMASGGTEGTDMQGKPVVLLTTVGAKTGKLRKTPLMRVEHNGQYAIVASLGGAPKHPVWYYNVVQNPRVELQDGLVSRDYDAREVFGDEKATWWQRAVEVWPDYANYQTKTERQIPVFVLTPVS, from the coding sequence ATGGCGCTTTCAGGAGAATATGCACCCAGCCCGGTCGACTGGGCGCGCGAGCAAGCTGAGAAGTACATGGCCTCCGGCGGAACCGAGGGCACGGACATGCAGGGAAAGCCCGTGGTGTTGCTGACCACTGTCGGCGCTAAGACCGGCAAACTCCGCAAAACCCCGCTGATGCGCGTCGAGCACAATGGCCAGTACGCGATCGTCGCCTCACTAGGAGGAGCTCCGAAACACCCGGTTTGGTACTACAACGTGGTGCAGAATCCGCGGGTCGAGCTGCAGGACGGTCTCGTCAGTCGCGATTACGACGCGCGCGAGGTATTCGGCGACGAGAAGGCCACCTGGTGGCAGCGCGCCGTCGAGGTCTGGCCGGACTACGCCAACTACCAGACCAAGACTGAGCGCCAGATTCCGGTCTTTGTGCTGACCCCGGTGAGCTGA